The following is a genomic window from Flavobacterium crassostreae.
GCACCATTAGCAAAGTGGCAAAACGTTTAGAAAACCAAAACCAATTGAAACACCTCCAATTTAAAGCTGTTATTCAATACGTTACCCAAAATACTAGCTGCAAAAGCAACTTTATACTCGAGTATTTTGGAGAAAAAACACCCTCAGATTGTGGTATTTGCTCCTATTGTATTGCTAAAAAACAACCTAAATTGCATCCAGAATTACTCTCAAAAAAAATCATTACTTTATTGAAAAGTACCGATTTAAATTCTAGAGAAATTCAATCCAAAACCAATTGTAGCACCAACGACACTATCTTTGCCATTCAAAATCTCTTGCACGAACAAAAAATACATTTAACACCTAACAATAAATACACCTTAAAAATATAATGGAAAAATTACGAATTGTATTTATGGGAACCCCCGAATTTGCGGTAGGTATCCTAGAGAGTATACTCAAAAACAACTATCAAGTAGTAGGCGTAATTACTGCAGCAGATAAGCCTGCTGGTCGGGGTCAAAAAATAAAACACTCTGCCGTCAAAGAGTATGCGCTTGCCAATAACCTAAATTTATTGCAGCCCACCAACCTAAAAGACCCTTCTTTCTTAGAAGAATTAAAAGCCCTGCAAGCCAATTTGCAAATAGTAGTAGCCTTTAGAATGCTGCCAAAAGCAGTATGGGATTTGCCCCAATTTGGCACCTTTAATCTACACGCTTCTTTACTTCCTAACTACCGGGGCGCTGCTCCTATTAACTGGGCTATAATAAATGGCGAAACACAAACTGGAGTTACCACTTTTTTTATAGACGATAAAATTGACACCGGTGCCATTATTCTGCGAGATCAAACCGCTATTGATCCCAACGAAAACGCAGGCCAACTCCACGACCGTCTTCTTGCATTGGGTTGTGATACCGTAAAGAATACTCTAGCGCTAATTGCTACCAATACGGTGCAAACAACGGTGCAACAAGATACCGCCGAAATCCAAACGGCCTATAAGTTAAACAAAGAAAATTGCAAGATTGACTGGGGCAAATCCGCCACAGAAATCCATAACTTGATCCGAGGATTAAGTCCCTACCCTGCCTCGTGGTGTTACTTTTTGGATAAAGAAGAAAAATGGAGTGTCAAAATCTATGAATCCAAAATTATAGAAGAAAAGCACCACCTTGCCATAGGAAGTGTTGTTTGTAACAAAAAAGAAATCAAAATAGCCGTTTCGGATGGTTATATCCAAATAAATAGCTTGCAATTTCCGGGAAAGAAAAGAATGACAACTCCCGAGTTTTTAAATGGGATGGTTTTTTCGAAAAATTTAATGGTAATATAATACCAATAAAATACGATATTGTGCAAAAACAATAAAAAAAATAATCTTTTGTTAACAATTAAATTAAGTTATCAACAAAAAATATTAAAATATCACAAAATACTTGTGTGGTTTATATTTACCACTAAATTTGTTACTGACATTTTTTTTAACCAACAATTAATAAACTATTTATTATGAACAAATCAGAATTAATCGATGCTATCGCTGTAGACGCAGGAATTACTAAAGCGGCTGCTAAATTAGCGCTTGAATCCTTTTTAGGAAACGTAGCTGGAACTTTGAAAAAAGGAGAAAAAATATCTCTTGTAGGTTTTGGATCTTGGTCTGTATCTGCTAGAGCGGCTAGAGATGGAAGAAACCCACAAACTGGTAAAACCATTCAAATTGCAGCAAAAAATGTAGTAAAATTCAAA
Proteins encoded in this region:
- the fmt gene encoding methionyl-tRNA formyltransferase; translated protein: MEKLRIVFMGTPEFAVGILESILKNNYQVVGVITAADKPAGRGQKIKHSAVKEYALANNLNLLQPTNLKDPSFLEELKALQANLQIVVAFRMLPKAVWDLPQFGTFNLHASLLPNYRGAAPINWAIINGETQTGVTTFFIDDKIDTGAIILRDQTAIDPNENAGQLHDRLLALGCDTVKNTLALIATNTVQTTVQQDTAEIQTAYKLNKENCKIDWGKSATEIHNLIRGLSPYPASWCYFLDKEEKWSVKIYESKIIEEKHHLAIGSVVCNKKEIKIAVSDGYIQINSLQFPGKKRMTTPEFLNGMVFSKNLMVI
- a CDS encoding HU family DNA-binding protein; the protein is MNKSELIDAIAVDAGITKAAAKLALESFLGNVAGTLKKGEKISLVGFGSWSVSARAARDGRNPQTGKTIQIAAKNVVKFKAGAELEGAVN